In the Magnolia sinica isolate HGM2019 chromosome 15, MsV1, whole genome shotgun sequence genome, one interval contains:
- the LOC131227785 gene encoding NF-X1-type zinc finger protein NFXL1: MRPFHEVSQPRHDRRDGSRPSTRPGRQEWVRRGSATVVSSNSNLTIAEGREPSSRPNPNPSPIPNPNPNPDPVSSDGRLRPKGQYVVKKRETEVPESAAVPQLVQEIQDKLVKGAVECMICYDMVRRSAPIWSCSSCYSIFHLNCIKKWARAPTSSDLSAEKNQGLNWRCPGCQSVQLVSWKEIRYACFCGRRTDPPSDFYLTPHSCGEPCGKPLDRESMDSNDGVDENRCSHVCVLQCHPGPCPPCKAFAPPRRCPCGKKMITRRCSDKSILTCGQRCDKFLECMRHRCERMCHTGACDPCQVLINASCFCKKKTEIILCGEMSVKGEVNEVNGLFSCNSVCRKELSCRHHYCDEVCHPGPCGECDLLPSRIKTCHCGKTPLTRERQSCLDPIPTCSQVCGKVLHCGVHHCKNTCHEGQCAPCLVIVNQKCRCGSTSRAVECYKTVEERDKFFCEKPCGRKKNCGRHRCSERCCPLSSSSDLSGDWDPHLCSMACGKKLRCGQHSCESFCHSGHCPPCMETIFSDLSCACGKTVIPPPLPCGTPPPSCQHPCAVTQPCGHLSTHSCHFGDCPPCTVPVAKECVGGHVVLRSIPCGSKDIRCNQLCGKTRQCGMHACSKPCHPPPCDSSSGPVPASNSKVSCGQSCGAPRRDCRHTCAAPCHPSAPCPDLRCNFSVTITCSCGRITTTVPCDVGGGNTGSFHVDTVFEASVIQKLPVPLQPVEANGKKIPLGQRKLVCDEDCAKIERKRVLAEAFEITPPNLDALHFGDSSTVSESLADLLRREPKWVLAVEERFKFLVLGKSKGSTASGLRVHVFCAALKEKRDAIRHIAERWKLSVQAAGWEPKRFLVVHVTPKSRAPARILGPKGAVPIAVAQPPAFDPLVDMDPRLVVALLDLPRDADISALVLRFGGECELVWLNDRNALAVFGDPARAATALRRLDHGTAYHGAVVVLQNGSASGSSSANAWGGSKDGASMVKSSNPWKKAVVQELGWSEDSWGGDWSNSGSGADATAIAVVKAKEAPIAASKNRWNLLDPDSNPTGFSSVEASDSGHRTEVSSSASESKAHGSVLAVQAGDMGVVQQDHEEVEDWEEAYE, translated from the coding sequence ATGAGACCATTTCACGAGGTCTCTCAGCCCCGCCATGATCGAAGGGACGGATCGCGTCCCTCCACCCGCCCCGGCCGGCAGGAGTGGGTCCGGAGAGGATCCGCCACCGTCGTTAGCTCTAATTCAAATCTGACTATCGCAGAAGGACGTGAACCGAGTTCACGCCCTAACCCCAATCCGAgtccgatcccgaatccgaatccGAATCCGGATCCGGTCTCTAGTGATGGGCGTCTCCGTCCGAAAGGTCAGTATGTTGTGAAGAAGAGGGAGACAGAGGTTCCGGAATCCGCCGCTGTCCCTCAGCTTGTTCAGGAGATACAGGATAAGCTTGTGAAGGGCGCAGTCGAGTGCATGATCTGCTATGACATGGTCAGGCGATCTGCACCGATATGGTCCTGTTCGAGCTGCTATTCGATCTTCCATTTGAACTGTATCAAGAAGTGGGCCCGTGCGCCCACCTCGAGTGATCTATCAGCGGAGAAGAATCAGGGACTGAATTGGCGGTGCCCGGGTTGCCAGTCAGTGCAGCTTGTTTCGTGGAAGGAGATTCGGTATGCTTGCTTCTGTGGGAGGCGGACGGACCCGCCTTCAGACTTCTATCTGACGCCGCATTCGTGCGGAGAGCCGTGTGGGAAGCCACTTGATAGGGAATCAATGGACAGTAATGATGGTGTTGATGAGAATCGGTGTTCTCATGTGTGTGTGCTACAATGTCACCCTGGGCCTTGCCCCCCTTGCAAGGCATTTGCCCCGCCGCGCCGGTGCCCATGTGGGAAGAAAATGATCACAAGGCGTTGCTCTGATAAATCCATTCTCACTTGCGGGCAACGGTGTGATAAGTTTCTGGAATGCATGCGACACAGATGTGAGCGGATGTGCCACACAGGGGCCTGCGATCCTTGCCAGGTTCTCATCAATGCGTCGTGTTTTTGCAAGAAGAAGACAGAGATCATTCTTTGCGGAGAAATGTCGGTGAAGGGAGAAGTGAATGAGGTCAATGGACTTTTTTCATGTAATTCAGTCTGCAGGAAGGAGCTCTCTTGCCGGCATCATTATTGTGATGAGGTTTGCCATCCGGGTCCATGCGGGGAGTGTGATTTATTACCTTCCAGGATCAAGACCTGCCATTGCGGAAAGACGCCTCTGACAAGAGAAAGGCAGAGTTGTTTGGATCCGATACCGACATGTTCGCAGGTGTGCGGTAAGGTccttcattgtggggtccaccactgTAAAAACACATGCCATGAAGGGCAATGTGCGCCTTGTCTGGTTATTGTCAATCAGAAATGCCGTTGTGGATCTACTTCTCGTGCAGTAGAATGCTATAAAACAGTAGAAGAGCGGGATAAGTTTTTCTGCGAGAAGCCATGTGGTCGGAAGAAGAACTGTGGGAGGCACCGGTGCAGTGAGAGATGCTGCCCACTCTCCAGTTCCAGTGATTTATCTGGCGACTGGGACCCACACTTGTGCTCTATGGCCTGTGGGAAGAAACTGAGGTGCGGGCAGCATTCTTGTGAGTCTTTCTGTCACAGCGGCCATTGCCCTCCATGCATGGAAACCATTTTCTCTGATTTGAGCTGTGCTTGCGGGAAGACGGTGATCCCTCCACCGCTCCCTTGTGGGACCCCGCCTCCATCTTGTCAGCATCCTTGTGCTGTTACTCAGCCATGCGGGCATTTGTCTACACACAGCTGCCATTTCGGGGATTGCCCACCGTGTACAGTTCCAGTGGCGAAGGAGTGTGTAGGTGGGCATGTGGTTCTGAGAAGTATACCTTGTGGGTCGAAGGATATCAGGTGCAATCAGCTTTGTGGGAAGACCCGACAATGTGGCATGCATGCTTGTTCTAAACCCTGCCATCCACCGCCATGTGATTCTTCCTCTGGTCCTGTTCCTGCCTCTAATTCAAAAGTCTCGTGTGGGCAGAGCTGTGGTGCTCCTAGGAGAGACTGTAGGCACACATGTGCAGCCCCTTGCCACCCTTCAGCACCTTGCCCTGATCTCAGATGCAACTTTTCCGTCACCATTACTTGTTCCTGTGGCCGGATAACCACTACAGTTCCTTGCGACGTTGGCGGCGGTAACACTGGCAGTTTTCATGTTGATACGGTCTTTGAAGCCTCAGTTATTCAGAAGTTGCCCGTTCCTCTCCAACCCGTGGAAGCAAATGGCAAGAAGATACCTCTTGGGCAGAGAAAGCTCGTTTGTGATGAGGACTGTGCGAAGATTGAGCGAAAACGCGTTCTTGCAGAAGCTTTCGAGATCACTCCTCCAAACCTCGACGCCCTTCATTTTGGTGATAGTTCAACTGTTTCCGAGTCGCTCGCTGATCTATTGAGGCGGGAACCAAAGTGGGTGTTGGCAGTAGAGGAGAGATTCAAGTTCTTGGTGTTGGGCAAGAGTAAAGGAAGCACGGCAAGTGGCCTCAGAGTCCATGTCTTCTGTGCTGCTCTAAAGGAGAAGAGAGATGCCATTAGGCACATTGCTGAGAGGTGGAAGCTCTCGGTTCAGGCGGCTGGATGGGAGCCGAAACGCTTCCTGGTCGTCCATGTCACGCCCAAATCCAGAGCTCCAGCCCGAATCCTAGGACCCAAAGGTGCTGTTCCCATAGCTGTGGCCCAACCTCCGGCCTTCGATCCTCTGGTAGACATGGATCCAAGGCTTGTCGTTGCTCTACTGGATTTGCCAAGGGATGCCGATATAAGTGCCTTGGTTCTAAGGTTTGGAGGAGAATGCGAATTGGTTTGGTTAAATGATAGAAATGCCTTGGCTGTTTTCGGAGATCCTGCACGTGCAGCAACTGCTCTAAGACGGCTGGATCATGGGACGGCTTATCATGGGGCTGTTGTGGTTCTTCAGAATGGCAGTGCATCCGGGTCTTCCTCTGCCAATGCTTGGGGAGGAAGTAAAGATGGAGCATCGATGGTGAAGAGTAGTAATCCATGGAAGAAAGCAGTAGTTCAAGAATTGGGCTGGTCCGAAGATTCCTGGGGTGGAGATTGGTCCAACAGTGGCAGCGGGGCTGATGCAACGGCGATTGCCGTAGTGAAAGCAAAGGAAGCTCCTATTGCTGCAAGTAAAAACCGGTGGAATCTGCTTGACCCAGATTCGAATCCGACAGGTTTTAGTTCTGTTGAAGCATCTGACTCGGGACATCGGACTGAGGTGTCTTCTTCAGCCTCGGAATCAAAAGCTCATGGCTCGGTGTTGGCAGTGCAGGCTGGAGACATGGGCGTAGTCCAACAGGATCATGAAGAAGTAGAAGACTGGGAGGAAGCATATGAGTAA